The window TAGACCTTTAAAATCAGCCCTTTCGCCTCATAAAAGTTAATAGTTAAAGGCTGGATTAATAAGAAGAGTTTCAATAAGATTAGAACCAGCAACCTTCGTTAGTAGGCGAAGCATTGCCGTTATGAATTGTCGCTTCGAATTACTGTTTTACGGGTCGCGCTTGTTAACGATTTGTGGATGGTTAGTTTGAATGTTGATGTTCATGGCCGGATCTTCCTACTGTTCATATCTTCATTATCAAACACATGACTACTACACTACAGAACCGCGAGAGCGGCAGCCTGTGGAGTCGGTATTGTGATTGGGTAACAAGCACTGACAACCGCATTTATGTCGGTTGGTTCGGTTCTTTGATGATCCCCACATTGCTGGCTGCCACGATCTGCTACTGCATCGCTTTCGTCGCTGCTCCTCCTGTGGACATCGACGGTATCCGCGAGCCAGTTGCTGGTTCCTTGCTTTACGGTAACAACATCATCTCTGGTGCCGTTGTTCCTTCATCCAATGCAATTGGTTTGCACTTCTACCCGATTTGGTCCGCTGCATCCTTGGATGAGTGGCTTTATAACGGTGGTCCTTACCAGTTGGTAGTATTCCACTTCCTCTTGGGTTGTGCTTGCTACATGGGTCGCCAGTGGGAGCTTTCCTACCGCCTCGGCATGCGCCCTTGGATTTGCGTTGCTTACAGCGCGCCCTTGTCCGCAGCAACTGCTGTGTTCTTGATCTACCCGATCGGTCAAGGTTCCTTCTCTGACGGTATGCCCTTGGGTATCTCCGGTACGTTCAACTTCATGATCGTATTCCAGGCTGAGCACAACATCCTGATGCACCCGTTCCACATGTTGGGCGTTGCTGGTGTCTTCGGTGGTTCTTTGTTCTCCGCCATGCACGGTTCTTTGGTGACTTCCTCCTTGGTTCGTGAAACCACTGAAGTTGAGTCCCAGAACTACGGTTACAAGTTCGGTCAGGAAGAAGAGACTTACAACATCGTTGCAGCCCACGGCTACTTCGGTCGCTTGATCTTCCAATATGCTTCCTTCAGCAACAGCCGTCAGCTGCACTTCTTCTTGGGTGCTTGGCCTGTGGTTTGTATCTGGATGACGGCTTTGGGCGTCTCCACAATGGCCTTCAACTTGAACGGCTTTAACTTCAACCAGTCGATCATCGACTCCGAGGGTCACGTTGTGAACACTTGGTCTGACATGATCAACCGCGCTAACTTGGGTATGGAAGTGATGCATGAGCGTAACGCTCACAACTTCCCGCTTGACTTGGCCGCTGGTGAAGCTGCACCGGTTGCAATCGCTGCTCCGGCAATCAACGGCTAATTCTGATTGGATTCCGTCCAATTCGGGTTGAGGCTTTGAGACAATCCCCCGGCACATGTGCCGGGGGATTGTCATTTTTGCAATATTTCAAAACTTCATATTTTCACGATCGCCGTTAAAAAAGCCAGAATAATCGATGTTTACATGGGAGAAGTTGGATATGTTGGCTTTGTGCGGCGCTAGTTTGAGCAATCACTCCTAGATCACACTTTGCTATCGCTTAAGGGGAATTATGGGCAAACGTAGGCACCGCTCTAACGTATTTTGAGAATCATGGATCAGAACTTTATCAAAAGCCACGATCGAAGAATGAAAACCTATTGATAGACTGGTTTCAGGATTTATCTGTGTGCCTTATCAACCTCCATATGTGTGCCTTATCAAATGCCCCAACAGTCACCCAAACCTCAACCCCGAAAACCCCAACCAAAGCCAAATCGGCAGAAACCCACATCGTCGAAACCCCAGCCAGCCCCAACCTCACCAATCAAACTCCAGCCCCAACAGTCGCTTAAAGCATCGGCATACACCGAACTCACCGCTGACTTACAAATTTGCCGTCTGATCAATGGTATGTGGCAAGTTTCTGGTTCCCACGGCACGATCATGCCGCAGCGGGCCATTGCCGCCATGTATAAGTACCATCAAGCCGGGTTTAACTGCTGGGATCTAGCTGATCATTATGGGCCAGCCGAAGATTTTATTGGGGCCTTCCGGCGTAAGCTGAAGGCCGATCGTTTAGACGATGGACCGCATGCCAGTAAAGCCTTCACCAAATGGGTGCCGAAACCAGGCGGTGGCAACATATCAAGCATCACTGTCACGGAGAAGATTCAGTTGGCATTGCGCCGGATGGGGCAAGCACAACTTGATTTACTGCATTTCCATTGGTGGGATTACGAAGACAAACGGTATTTGGACGCGCTCAAACATCTGACTGATCTACAAGCCGCAGGCAAAATCCGGCACCTCGGCCTCACAAATTTTGATACGGAACATTTGCAGATTGTCTTAGATGCAGGTATTCCGATTGTCACCAACCAGATCCAATTTTCGTTGCTCGATCAGCGTCCCCTCGTCAGCATGAGTGAGTTGTGTCAGCAGCACGATATTAAATTGTTGGCCTATGGCACAATCTGTGGCAGCTTTATTTCCAGTGATTTTCTCGGTAAGCCCGACCTGAGTCGATTCCAACTGAATACGGCATCACTCCGGAAATATAAAAACATCATCGAAGCATGGGGGGGCTGGGCACTCTTCCAGGAACTCCTATCAACCCTGAAGACCATCGCCGACAAACACAGCGTCAGCATCTCGAATGTAGCGAGTCGCTACGTCTTAGAGCAGCCAGCTGTTGCTGGGGTGATCATCGGTGCCCGGTTAGGTGTATCCGAACACATCCGCGACAATGCCCGGATTTTTGATTTTGAGCTCGATGCAGTCGATCGCGAAATGATCTACGCCATTTGCGATCGCAGTAACGACTTATTCAAATACCTAGGGGACTGCGGTAGTGAGTATCGTGGGTAGATGAAGCCATCCATCATCTTTGCCTGAATCCACCAGTCAAAGATCGATAATTCAGCGAGGCGCGTTTACCACTGCTCCCGCAAGGGCAATGACTAACTGATCAATTTGAGCCGGGGTGTGGGTTGCCATGAGCGTCAATCGAATCCGACTCGTGGGCACCGTCGGTGGCCGAATCGCCAGCGCCAAAATCCCGGCGGATTGCAAGTATTGACTAAAGTTCATGGCGGTCTGAACATTGGGCATCGCGATACAAATGATTGCAGAGTCTGAAGGTAGCAAGGGTAAATTCGGCAGTTGTGCTAGTTTCTGCTTTAAGTAGACAATGTTTTGCCATAGCCGATCACGTCGGTCGGGTTCGGTCTGAATCACGGTAACCGCCGCTAGTGCCGCAGCGGTATCAGCTGGGCTTAAACCAGTGCTATAGATCCAGCTCGCCGCTCGATGTCGGAGGAAATCAATTAACGGTGCAGAACCCGCGATATAGCCCCCCAGACTGCCGATCGCCTTGCTTAAAGTCCCCATTTGGACAGCTGGTCGGCCGGTGCAGCCGCAATGTTCGATGCCACCCGCCCCGTTTTTCCCGAGCACCCCGGTACCGTGGGCCTCATCTACCAAAACCATGCAGTCAAAGGCCGCCGCAACATCAAATAATTCGGCCAACGGACAAAGATCACCATCCATACTGAATACGCTATCGGTAATGATCAGACAACGCTGGAACTGCTTTCTATGAGTTTCTAGCTGTTGGCTGAGTTGCACCAAGTCACAGTGGTGATAATCCAGCAGTGTTGCACCACTCACGATCGCGCCATTACGCAGACTAGAATGATTGTATGCATCACAGAGAATCAAATCGCGTTTACCAACAAGCGCCGCTATCGTGCCTATATTCGCCGCATAGCCGGAGCTAAACACTAGGGCATCTTCGGTTTGCTTGAGGGTGGCGATCGCCATTTCCAAATCACGATGCAGTTGACGATGGCCGGTGATTAATCTTGAGCCAGTGCTCCCCGTACCGTAGCCCTCAGTGGCTTGAATCGCCGCTTGGATGAGTCGATCGTCACTGGCTAAGCCGAGGTAATCGTTACTGGCAAAGTTAAGTAATACTTGACCATCGATGTTGATGACGGTGCCAGGTAGTCCGGTGAGTGTGCGTGTATGACGTGTCCAGCCCGCACGATGGATAGTTTGTAGTGAGCGATCAATCCAGTCGTAAGGGTTGTTCATCAGTACTGGGCGAAGTTCTGGCCCATGCGATCCGTGGAACTTAGGACTCATGACTTAGCGCTTTCAATAATCTATCAAAGCGTTATTCCATGATCTCGCATATAACTTAGCAACCAATTCGTCATGGTTGCCCGCCGGGTCTTACGAGGGATTAGCTCATTTAGTTTGTAACCCTCAAACCCAAGCTGTTCCTTTAGCAGCTGCTTATTTTCTTTGGGAATCGATCTCGTTAACTGGACATTCGGCGGACGATTTTCAATAAAGTCCGGTGGCTCCGGAAACTTCTCGCGCCAGGCCGCATCCACTCCATCGGCATTCCACTCACCTGAGGCATCCTGGCGATACCCCAGATAATGCCAGACCAAGTGATTCGTTGTTGTATCATCAACCTCGTCCCGAAGAATGCCCCAGAGTGTCGCGGCATTCAGTGGTGGTAATTCAGACATAATTCCAGTTTCGCTAGAGATGCGCTTGCATAAATTCGCCGATGCGGGCTAAACCCCGTTCGATCGTCGCCATATCCGTCGCGTAGGACAACCGAATACTATCGTCAACCCCAAAGGCCACGCCAGGCACCGCCGCAACATGCTTTTCTTCAAGCAAAGCATTGCAGAAATCCAATGAAGACAGCCCCGCTGCACCAATATTGACCAGGATGTAAAACGCACCTTCTGGTGTGGGGCAGGACAATCCCGGTGTCTGCTCGACTAATTGCAAAATCCCACGTCGACGCTCGGCAAATGCCTGGCGCATCGTTTCAACACAATCTTGGGACCCTTCTAATGCCGCGATCGCCCCATATTGTGCAAAGGTACAGATATTAGAAGTGCTGTGGCTCTGCAAGCGGTTTACTGCCTGAACTAGCTCAGCGGGAGCGGCCAAATAGCCCACACGCCAACCGGTCATCGCATAGGCTTTAGCAAACCCACTGCTGACGATCGTCCGGGCAAACATTTGGGGACTCACGGTACCAATACTGCAATGGGAAGCCCCGTCGTACAGCAGCTTTTCATAGATTTCATCGGACACTACTAATAAATCATCATGTTCGAGGACGACTTGGGCAATTGCCCGAATCTCATCCGGCGTATAGACCATCCCAGTCGGATTCGAGGGAGAATTGAGAATGAGTAGCCGGGTTTTCGGCGTAATGGCCTGCTGTAGTTGCTCGGGGGTAATTTTATAACCGGCGGCGGCAGTCGTCTGTACCGGGACTGGCACCCCATCCGCCAACTTCACCATCTCGGGATAGCTCACCCAGTAAGGGGCCGGGATAATCACCTCGTCACCGGGATCGAGCAGGGCCATCATCAGGTTATAGAGCGAATGCTTACCACCATTCGTCACGACAATATTTTCTGCGCTGTAGGGAAGCTGATTCTCAGTAGTCAACTTAGCGGCGATCGCTTCACGGAGTTCCGGTTCACCAGCAGCGGGGCCATAGCGAGTTTTGCCCGCTTTTAAGGCGGCGATCGCCGCCTGCTTAATATGCGCCGGCGTATCAAAATCGGGTTCCCCCGCACTGAAGCTACAAACATCTAATCCATCACGCTGCATTGCCTTAGCTTTAGCAGTTACAGCCAATGTCAGCGAAGGTGTAACCTGCTGAACCCTTGCCGCCAGTTTCATATACGATCACCAACCCCATTAAGCCGCCCTATTAGGCTATCAGGCGAGTTCCTGACAGTTATCTACAATACCAAATCAGCGGCCACAAAACCGCTAACTCGCCCCGCCAGCAATCAACGATTTCGGTTGGGATAAATTAGCCAAATTACGGCTACGAGCTAATTGGCATCGCCCTAATTTATGTTCTTTCTACAATGAATAGTCAGCTAATCCATACAATTTACTGGGTTTATTTACAAATCGAGTTATGTCAATCGTGCGCTTGAGGCTCCGCTATGTCTTTTTCCATTACGAAATCACTGACCACCATTGCCGTCATTGATTGGCAAGTCTCTCTCTCGTTTTATGCGGCGTTATTGCAGATGCCGCCACAAAAGCTCCAAACCGATCGCTATGCCGAGTTTTGTTTAGCAAATTTGACGATCGCACTCTATGTCCCCCGCGCGACCGAACCACCCAGCCCATCAACGCGTGCACACCCCAGCCTCAGTCTTTGTCTGTATGTTCAACCGTTGAGCGCGGCGATCGAACGACTCACAGCCCTGGGTTACGCGCCACCCAAGGGGATCCAGCAGAGTAGCCACGGTCAGGAGATCTATGTCTACGACCCGAACGGGAATCGTATTATTCTGTATGAGCCGAACTAGCGCCCGTACTGCCAATGGATAGCCAAGATTTTGAGATTTTTGATGGTGATTTGAGTGCCGATCGCCTCGCCGCTTATCAATCGGCCACAGCCCTATCAGTGGATACCGAAACGATGGGTTTGAACCCGATTCGGGATCGGTTATGCCTGGTCCAAATTTGTGATGAGCGCGATCGAGTTACCGTTGTCCGCATCGCGAAGGGCCAAACCACTGCGCCAAATATGCAGCAGCTATTTGAAGCCAGCCATATTCCCAAGATTTTTCACTTTGCCCGCTTCGACATCACCACATTGCAGCATTACTTAGGTATCTACGTCCAACCGATTTTCTGCACCAAAATTGCCAGTAAACTAGTCCGGACCTACGGCCCGCGTCATGGACTCAAGGATTTGATTCAAGAAACCGTGGGCGTGGAGCTCGATAAATCATCCCAATGCTCGGACTGGGGCAACGCGGCCAATCTCTCCGACAAGCAACTGCAATACGCCTCAAATGACGTACGCTACCTGATCCCCGCACGGGCAAAACTGATTGAGATGCTCCAACGCGAAGAGCGACTTGAATTAGCTGAACAATGCTTCAAATGTTTGCCAACCTTCGCCAATCTCGACCTCATGCAATATCAGAACTTGTTCGAGCATTAATCCACGCAGCAGCCAAAGGCTAAAAAAAAGACCAGTCGATCGGCGGGGGATCGACTGGTCGAACATGACAATCAGCTAAAGCTTTGGCAATATGCGCTGCTCTATGCGGCAAAAGCCCAACCAAAACAGGTTTGCCAGCAAAATTCCATCGCATGCTTCACAAATGACGGACGATGGGGCTGAGCGACTTCGGCTGTGGCTGCAGGAATTCCCCAACTCGCCGCCAGCACATCATCCCAATCTTGCCCAGGCGCGAGTTCATCCAAGCTCAAAAAGTCTGCACCTAATACACCCATCACTTCCAGCTCCGAAGTGTTCATTTCTTGCATTGTTTGGTGGGTTTGGTTTGACATAGTAAGCGCCTTTGGAAGGATCATTGCGGTAGCCCTAGCGATATTGTTCTGGAAACAACAGACTTAGAAAGAGAACTTTACTGAGTGGATGCCGTTCTTCAATCTGGCTTCACTGTATGTGCTCCGTATCTTTCTGAAATCTATCTCAGTACATACATCGCATAGGTGAAGGATAGTCCGAAAAATCACTGAGTGACAACCGTATAGGGTGGGTTTGGGGTAGACAATACGCCATTCTTAGGACTTTTTTAAGGCAATATCGCGTAGGAAAACTGTCCAGATTGCCCAAAGTCAATTTTACTTGAGTGAATTGTCAGTGTTTTTCTATCCCTATAGGTTATCTATCCCACGATAGAGATTAAATTCAACAGCCCAGCTCAAAGGGAAAATCTTAGAAACTACGTAAACGGCTTCAGGTGATCGGGGCATCCGGATTAATCCGATCGAAAAAATATTGCGCGAAATGCTTGCACAGGTGAAGGGGGTTTGTGTTATTGTTAGTTTCGTTGCAAACGCAGCGCTAACGGGTCGTTAGCTCAGCGGTAGAGCACTCGGCTTTTAACCGATTGGTCCTGAGTTCGAATCTCAGACGACCCATTTTTTCAGAGAGAGCGGCATTTCGATGTCGCTCTTTTTGTTTAGGCTCTAATCGATATGCCGACTTGATCAAACGATAGCAAGCATTGGAAAGTCCAGGATAGAACACTGATTGCGCACCATTTTCCGGTACGATCGAAACCCTTGATTTTTCGACCGTATCCACAACTAAAGTATCAGTAACTATGGGCAGCACATTCGGCCATCTCTTTCGCATCACGACATTTGGCGAATCCCACGGCGGCGGTGTCGGCGTCGTGATCGATGGCTGTCCACCCCAAGTCGAAATTTCCGCCGAAGAAATCCAATTTGAACTAGATCGCCGTCGCCCCGGCCAAAGCAAAATCTCCACACCCCGCAAAGAAACCGACACCTGCGAAATCCTCTCCGGTGTGCTGAATGGGGTCACTCTGGGCACACCGATCGCCATCCTCGTACGCAACAAAGACCACCGCTCCCAGGACTACGGCGATATGCAGGTGAAATATCGCCCTTCCCATGCCGATGCCACCTACGATGCCAAGTACGGCATCCGGGCCGTTGCCGGTGGGGGCCGCTCCTCCGCCCGCGAAACCATTGGCCGTGTTGCTGCTGGAGCGATCGCCAAGAAAATCCTCAAGGAAATCGCCGGGGTCGAAGTCCTTTGCTATGTCAAACGGATCAAAGACTTGGAAGCCGAAATCGATGATACGGCGGTGACGCTCGAGCAAATCGAAAGCAACATCGTCCGCTGCCCCAATAGCGAAATGGCCGATCGAATGATCGATCGAATTGAGCAGGCCCGCGATGAAGGCGATTCCCTCGGTGGCGTGGTGGAATGTGTCGCGCGGTCAGTCCCCCTCGGTTTAGGCGAACCAGTGTTTGACAAACTCGAAGCCGATCTCGCGAAAGCGGTGATGTCTTTACCGGCCAGCAAAGGCTTTGAAATCGGTTCAGGCTTTGCTGGCACGCTACTAACCGGCAGTGAACACAACGATGCCTTCTATATGGATGGCGATCGGGTGCGGACAGTGACGAATCGATCGGGCGGCATCCAAGGCGGCATCTCCAACGGCGAAAACATCGTGATTCGCGCCGCATTTAAACCCACAGCCACGATTCGCAAAGAACAGCAGACTGTTAGTAAAGACGGCGAAGATACAACACTATCGGCCAAGGGACGGCATGATCCCTGCGTTTTGCCCCGTGCGGTGCCCATGGTAGAAGCAATGGTGGCATTGGTGTTATGCGATCACCTACTGCGACAGCGGGCACAGTGCGGTGAGACTTGGAAGGAGTAATGACTGCCTCGTTATACTGGGGCTAATCCTTAAGGCGATCACTCATGCAACTTCAGGAAGGACAAAACTACTCATCAGAGGAGTACCTGGCGCTGGAAGAAGCGGCAGCGTTTAGTAGTGAATGACATTGGGGGTTAACTGACTATGACGATCGTGATGCCAGCATTATCCTGAAGTCGATCGGCGGCACAATCTCTATGAACCAGATATATCGCAAAGTAGTTAACACGATCCACTGATTCACTCACTGATGCATCACCTCTTACTTTTTGCGCGGAATTGCCTGCCACGCAAGCGATCGCACTACACCTCCTGGCTCCACCAAATGTTGGCGATCCTTGCCATTCGATCGCACCTTAAAGATTCCAGACTTGCGATCTTTTGGGGCAACCACCAACCACTTGCCATCCGGCGACCAAGCAAAATCCTGCGCAGTCTCGCTGACTCGCACCGGATGGCCCCAACCGTCCGATCGCACCGTCCATAATCCATCATTGGCTGAAAATGCCGCAATTTCACCATTCGGCGACCACTTCGGCAACTCATCCACCGTCTCCGGCAAAAACGCTGAGACCTTTCCCTGATCCGTCGATACCACCGCCACATGGGACCAAGGAACCGACGAGGGTGAGTCGTTCCTCGATTGCCCCCGCAGAAAACAAGCCAACTGTTGCTGCGCCCGATTCATCCGACAACTGTCATAACGTCCCGTTGACCAAGTCGCTAATAAACGCCAACGATCGCGCGGTAAACCCGCTGACCGTGGTTTCTCTTTCGAACGGCTGGGCCGCATAACTTTGGGCCAATCACCAAAATCTTGGCTGGCTAATTTGACCCCATACAGTCGAAACTTGCCGCGCACACCATGCTCATAAAAGAACAATTCCTGACCATCAGCAGACCAACCCATCGGCACGTTATACACTCGCCCCGTTGAGTTTTCGGCAATTAATACGCCGCGCTGACCATCCACACTGACGACACGCAAAAAGCCATTATCCACAAACGCCAACCGCTGCCCATCTGGTGACCAAGCAAAATCCTTCGCATCGGGATACGACTCTGTAAACGGGCTAATCCACAGGGCATTGCCACCATCCGCATCAACGATATACAAACTACGATGCGAGACCACCGACAACCGTTTTCCATCGGGAGACCAGCGGGGCATCATCATTGCCGCTCCACCACGCGATCGTTCTTCCGGAATTGGCACAGGCAACACCGATCGACTTTTTCCTGTGGGCAACACTGTCTCCACTAGATGCTGGGCCGATCGCGTATTGCCTCCCATTTTATGTGCAAACACAATTCGCCCATTCCGCAGCGGCGCACCACCACCACAGCCGACCACACCAATTAAGACGAATGCAACCAAAACCAACGATCGTAAAGTCATATCCACCAACCACTGCCGCACTTTTTCAGGGTGCCCCAACTGCCCAAAAACTATTGGCACAATGAAGACATGGCACATTTAACGGGTTAAGCCCGTTAGTATTTGGGTAACGACGACAGCCACCCAAACCACTGACCCACTCAATTTCATCACCCATGCCCCAACAAACCTGGAATTCTCAAACCTACGCGAACAATGCCCGCTTTGTCGCTGATCTCGGCATGCCTGTGGTGGAATGGCTCAAGCCTCAACCAGGCGAACGAATTCTCGATTTAGGCTGCGGTGATGGCGCATTGACGGTGAAGCTCCAGGATTTTGGGTGCCAAGTCGTTGGCGTTGATGCCAGTCCGGATTTAATCCGAACGGCGCAGTCCCTAGGTCTCGATGCCCACGTGATGGATGGTCAAGCGCTGACGTTTGAGACAGAATTCGATGCGGTCTTCAGTAATGCTGCACTGCACTGGATGCAGCGATCGGAGCAAGTCATCAGCGGCGTTTGGCAAGCGCTCAAACCTGGTGGTCGATTCGTCGGGGAATTTGGGGGTTATGGCAATGTCGGAACGATTCATCAGGCATTGATGACAACGATCGCCCAATCCGGCCACAATCCTGACACCCTGAATCCATGGTTCTTTCCCAAACCAGAGGAATACCAAACCCAGCTGGAAACAGCCGGATTCACTGTGACCCAAATTCAACTTACCTCTCGCCCGACACCACTGCCCACGGGTGTACGCGGCTGGCTCGAAACCTTTGCCAATCCGTTTACCAAAGCATTGCCCGCAGGTGACCGATCGGCCTTCCTCGATACGGTGATTGAATTAGTGCAACCACAACTGCAAGATGCTGCCGGTCAATGGACTGCCGACTACGTTCGACTGCGGTTCAGTGCGATCAAACCGGAATATTAGAGAGATCGGGGTTGCCCTGATCTCTCATCACCTCTACGGGAAAACCCGCCCCATTAGATTTCCTGAACCAGAGAAATCACGGGACTTTCGCCAGTCATGCACGATCACCACGATAAATAGTGAATGCTGACAGCAAAGTCGCTCACTAACGAGATCAGCATTTATGAAACGCGCTAGCCTTTTGGTGTTGGGAACTGCCGCCCTCGCTTTAAACGCCTGTATC of the Romeriopsis navalis LEGE 11480 genome contains:
- the psbA gene encoding photosystem II q(b) protein, whose amino-acid sequence is MTTTLQNRESGSLWSRYCDWVTSTDNRIYVGWFGSLMIPTLLAATICYCIAFVAAPPVDIDGIREPVAGSLLYGNNIISGAVVPSSNAIGLHFYPIWSAASLDEWLYNGGPYQLVVFHFLLGCACYMGRQWELSYRLGMRPWICVAYSAPLSAATAVFLIYPIGQGSFSDGMPLGISGTFNFMIVFQAEHNILMHPFHMLGVAGVFGGSLFSAMHGSLVTSSLVRETTEVESQNYGYKFGQEEETYNIVAAHGYFGRLIFQYASFSNSRQLHFFLGAWPVVCIWMTALGVSTMAFNLNGFNFNQSIIDSEGHVVNTWSDMINRANLGMEVMHERNAHNFPLDLAAGEAAPVAIAAPAING
- a CDS encoding aldo/keto reductase; translation: MPQQSPKPQPRKPQPKPNRQKPTSSKPQPAPTSPIKLQPQQSLKASAYTELTADLQICRLINGMWQVSGSHGTIMPQRAIAAMYKYHQAGFNCWDLADHYGPAEDFIGAFRRKLKADRLDDGPHASKAFTKWVPKPGGGNISSITVTEKIQLALRRMGQAQLDLLHFHWWDYEDKRYLDALKHLTDLQAAGKIRHLGLTNFDTEHLQIVLDAGIPIVTNQIQFSLLDQRPLVSMSELCQQHDIKLLAYGTICGSFISSDFLGKPDLSRFQLNTASLRKYKNIIEAWGGWALFQELLSTLKTIADKHSVSISNVASRYVLEQPAVAGVIIGARLGVSEHIRDNARIFDFELDAVDREMIYAICDRSNDLFKYLGDCGSEYRG
- the bioF gene encoding 8-amino-7-oxononanoate synthase, producing MNNPYDWIDRSLQTIHRAGWTRHTRTLTGLPGTVINIDGQVLLNFASNDYLGLASDDRLIQAAIQATEGYGTGSTGSRLITGHRQLHRDLEMAIATLKQTEDALVFSSGYAANIGTIAALVGKRDLILCDAYNHSSLRNGAIVSGATLLDYHHCDLVQLSQQLETHRKQFQRCLIITDSVFSMDGDLCPLAELFDVAAAFDCMVLVDEAHGTGVLGKNGAGGIEHCGCTGRPAVQMGTLSKAIGSLGGYIAGSAPLIDFLRHRAASWIYSTGLSPADTAAALAAVTVIQTEPDRRDRLWQNIVYLKQKLAQLPNLPLLPSDSAIICIAMPNVQTAMNFSQYLQSAGILALAIRPPTVPTSRIRLTLMATHTPAQIDQLVIALAGAVVNAPR
- a CDS encoding DUF1823 family protein — protein: MSELPPLNAATLWGILRDEVDDTTTNHLVWHYLGYRQDASGEWNADGVDAAWREKFPEPPDFIENRPPNVQLTRSIPKENKQLLKEQLGFEGYKLNELIPRKTRRATMTNWLLSYMRDHGITL
- a CDS encoding pyridoxal phosphate-dependent aminotransferase, producing the protein MKLAARVQQVTPSLTLAVTAKAKAMQRDGLDVCSFSAGEPDFDTPAHIKQAAIAALKAGKTRYGPAAGEPELREAIAAKLTTENQLPYSAENIVVTNGGKHSLYNLMMALLDPGDEVIIPAPYWVSYPEMVKLADGVPVPVQTTAAAGYKITPEQLQQAITPKTRLLILNSPSNPTGMVYTPDEIRAIAQVVLEHDDLLVVSDEIYEKLLYDGASHCSIGTVSPQMFARTIVSSGFAKAYAMTGWRVGYLAAPAELVQAVNRLQSHSTSNICTFAQYGAIAALEGSQDCVETMRQAFAERRRGILQLVEQTPGLSCPTPEGAFYILVNIGAAGLSSLDFCNALLEEKHVAAVPGVAFGVDDSIRLSYATDMATIERGLARIGEFMQAHL
- a CDS encoding VOC family protein, with translation MSFSITKSLTTIAVIDWQVSLSFYAALLQMPPQKLQTDRYAEFCLANLTIALYVPRATEPPSPSTRAHPSLSLCLYVQPLSAAIERLTALGYAPPKGIQQSSHGQEIYVYDPNGNRIILYEPN
- a CDS encoding ribonuclease H-like domain-containing protein, translated to MDSQDFEIFDGDLSADRLAAYQSATALSVDTETMGLNPIRDRLCLVQICDERDRVTVVRIAKGQTTAPNMQQLFEASHIPKIFHFARFDITTLQHYLGIYVQPIFCTKIASKLVRTYGPRHGLKDLIQETVGVELDKSSQCSDWGNAANLSDKQLQYASNDVRYLIPARAKLIEMLQREERLELAEQCFKCLPTFANLDLMQYQNLFEH
- the aroC gene encoding chorismate synthase, which produces MGSTFGHLFRITTFGESHGGGVGVVIDGCPPQVEISAEEIQFELDRRRPGQSKISTPRKETDTCEILSGVLNGVTLGTPIAILVRNKDHRSQDYGDMQVKYRPSHADATYDAKYGIRAVAGGGRSSARETIGRVAAGAIAKKILKEIAGVEVLCYVKRIKDLEAEIDDTAVTLEQIESNIVRCPNSEMADRMIDRIEQARDEGDSLGGVVECVARSVPLGLGEPVFDKLEADLAKAVMSLPASKGFEIGSGFAGTLLTGSEHNDAFYMDGDRVRTVTNRSGGIQGGISNGENIVIRAAFKPTATIRKEQQTVSKDGEDTTLSAKGRHDPCVLPRAVPMVEAMVALVLCDHLLRQRAQCGETWKE
- a CDS encoding class I SAM-dependent methyltransferase — encoded protein: MPQQTWNSQTYANNARFVADLGMPVVEWLKPQPGERILDLGCGDGALTVKLQDFGCQVVGVDASPDLIRTAQSLGLDAHVMDGQALTFETEFDAVFSNAALHWMQRSEQVISGVWQALKPGGRFVGEFGGYGNVGTIHQALMTTIAQSGHNPDTLNPWFFPKPEEYQTQLETAGFTVTQIQLTSRPTPLPTGVRGWLETFANPFTKALPAGDRSAFLDTVIELVQPQLQDAAGQWTADYVRLRFSAIKPEY